The following are encoded together in the Streptomyces sp. NBC_00358 genome:
- a CDS encoding fatty acid--CoA ligase family protein, protein MRGDLEWGGVPGLVRSAAARFADREAVVEGRTRISYEELGARVERAAAACVASGVRVGDRVAVWAPNTLDWIVSALGAVSAGAVLVPLNTRFKGAEAAYVLARSRARLLFVTGTFLGTSYVAALRRAAGEPRGTGPGAGPDTGPDGGSGTGPLPGLPHLEQVVVLADDAPADFRTWKDFLADGEGVGRDEVRRRGAAVSGASPSDIIFTSGTTGRPKGALITHAQTLRGYEIWSDLAGLREGDRYLIVNPFFHTFGYKAGIIACLMRGATMVPQPVFDVDTVLANVAAERVSVLPGPPTLHQSLLDHPSRDAYDLSALRLVVTGAAVVPLRLVERLRTELGVDTVLTAYGLSEASGIVTMCRRGDPPAVIASTSGRAIPDTEVRVVDASGAPAAPGSPGEVLVRGFNVMSGYFEDAAATAEVLAPDGWLRTGDVGVLDAEGNLRITDRIKDMFIVGGFNAYPAEIEQLLGLHPDVADVAVVGVPDTRLGEVGRAYVVRRPHSDLTADDLITWSRREMANYKVPRTVEFVSTLPRNASGKVVKGELRGG, encoded by the coding sequence ATGCGCGGTGACCTGGAGTGGGGCGGTGTCCCGGGTCTTGTACGGTCGGCGGCGGCCCGTTTCGCGGACCGGGAGGCGGTCGTCGAGGGCCGGACGCGCATCTCCTACGAGGAGTTGGGGGCCCGCGTGGAGCGGGCCGCGGCGGCCTGCGTGGCGAGCGGGGTGCGGGTCGGGGACCGCGTCGCCGTCTGGGCCCCGAACACCCTCGACTGGATCGTCTCCGCGCTCGGCGCGGTGTCCGCGGGCGCGGTCCTCGTCCCCCTCAACACCCGTTTCAAGGGCGCCGAGGCGGCGTACGTACTGGCCCGGAGCCGGGCGCGGCTGCTGTTCGTGACGGGAACGTTCCTCGGCACCTCGTACGTGGCGGCACTGCGCCGGGCGGCCGGCGAACCCCGGGGGACGGGCCCCGGCGCCGGGCCGGACACCGGCCCCGACGGCGGCTCCGGAACCGGCCCGCTCCCCGGCCTCCCGCACCTGGAACAGGTGGTGGTCCTCGCGGACGACGCCCCCGCCGACTTCCGCACCTGGAAGGACTTCCTGGCGGACGGGGAGGGTGTGGGACGGGACGAGGTACGCCGTCGGGGGGCGGCCGTGTCCGGCGCCTCCCCCTCGGACATCATCTTCACCTCGGGCACCACGGGCCGCCCGAAGGGGGCCCTGATCACCCACGCGCAGACACTGCGCGGCTACGAGATCTGGAGCGACCTCGCCGGTCTGCGCGAGGGCGACCGCTATCTGATCGTGAACCCCTTCTTCCACACCTTCGGCTACAAGGCCGGGATCATCGCCTGTCTGATGCGCGGGGCGACGATGGTGCCGCAGCCGGTGTTCGACGTGGACACGGTGCTCGCGAACGTCGCCGCGGAACGCGTCTCCGTCCTCCCCGGCCCGCCCACCCTCCACCAGTCCCTCCTCGACCACCCCTCCCGTGACGCGTACGACCTCTCCGCGCTGCGGCTGGTGGTGACGGGCGCCGCGGTGGTCCCGCTGCGCCTGGTCGAACGCCTGCGCACGGAACTCGGCGTGGACACGGTCCTCACGGCGTACGGGCTCTCCGAGGCGAGCGGCATCGTCACGATGTGCCGCAGGGGGGACCCGCCGGCGGTGATCGCCTCGACCTCGGGCCGGGCGATCCCGGACACCGAGGTGCGGGTGGTGGACGCCTCGGGAGCACCGGCGGCCCCCGGCTCTCCCGGCGAGGTCCTGGTCCGCGGGTTCAACGTGATGAGCGGCTACTTCGAGGACGCGGCGGCCACGGCGGAGGTCCTGGCCCCGGACGGCTGGCTGCGTACCGGCGACGTGGGCGTGCTCGACGCCGAGGGCAACCTCCGCATCACCGACCGGATCAAGGACATGTTCATCGTCGGCGGCTTCAACGCCTACCCCGCGGAGATCGAGCAGTTGCTCGGCCTGCACCCCGATGTCGCCGACGTGGCGGTCGTCGGCGTACCCGACACCCGGCTGGGCGAGGTCGGCAGGGCCTACGTCGTCCGCCGCCCGCACTCCGACCTCACGGCCGACGACCTGATCACCTGGTCCCGCCGCGAAATGGCCAACTACAAGGTCCCCCGCACGGTCGAGTTCGTCAGCACCCTGCCCCGGAACGCGAGCGGGAAGGTGGTGAAGGGGGAGCTGCGAGGGGGGTGA
- a CDS encoding enoyl-CoA hydratase/isomerase family protein, producing MAVRVDKGAGVAVLTLDRPDRLNAIDLGTAAELISAWREFRFDDTVRAIVVTGAGGRAFCTGIDRGAEVPQPGSPYMVDDPLATIGPKANGLWKPVIAAVNGIACGGAFYLLGESEFVVADEEATFFDPHTTYGMVSAYESVYLAQRMPFGEVARMALMGTAERISARRAYEVGLVSEVTPPGGALAAAVGCATVIASYPAEAVQGTVRALWQAQEATRAAALAHAPQLVSLGNLPDERQAELFAARRPGGFRTR from the coding sequence CTGGCGGTGAGGGTCGACAAGGGTGCCGGGGTCGCCGTGCTCACCCTCGACCGGCCGGACCGGCTCAACGCCATCGACCTCGGGACGGCGGCCGAACTGATCTCCGCCTGGCGCGAGTTCCGGTTCGACGACACCGTGCGGGCGATCGTCGTCACCGGGGCGGGCGGGCGTGCCTTCTGCACCGGGATCGACCGGGGCGCCGAGGTGCCGCAGCCCGGCTCCCCGTACATGGTGGACGATCCGCTCGCCACGATCGGGCCGAAGGCGAACGGCCTGTGGAAGCCGGTGATCGCCGCCGTGAACGGGATCGCCTGCGGCGGGGCCTTCTACCTGCTGGGCGAGTCGGAGTTCGTCGTGGCCGACGAGGAGGCGACGTTCTTCGATCCGCACACGACGTACGGGATGGTCAGCGCGTACGAGTCCGTCTATCTCGCGCAGCGGATGCCGTTCGGGGAGGTGGCGCGGATGGCCCTGATGGGCACCGCCGAGCGGATCTCCGCGCGGCGCGCGTACGAGGTCGGCCTGGTCTCCGAAGTCACCCCGCCGGGCGGGGCGTTGGCGGCGGCCGTCGGATGCGCGACGGTCATCGCGTCCTACCCGGCCGAAGCCGTCCAGGGGACCGTACGGGCGCTGTGGCAGGCGCAGGAGGCCACCCGCGCGGCAGCCCTCGCGCACGCCCCGCAGCTCGTCTCCCTCGGCAACCTGCCGGACGAGCGGCAGGCGGAGCTGTTCGCCGCGCGGCGACCGGGCGGATTCCGGACGCGGTGA
- a CDS encoding PIN domain-containing protein: MAVADTNALYRLFTPKDPRHEAHRAALARVGHLVVSPMVLTELDYLLTERVGPRASMNALDFIAGQVEARRFEIPESVPHLRGAMAVMRGYEDAGGGEGVGLADAMNVVLAAAFQTADIFTTDRHFRMMRPLTGEAAFRLLPDDI, from the coding sequence GTGGCCGTCGCCGACACCAACGCGCTCTATCGCCTGTTCACGCCCAAGGACCCGCGTCATGAAGCGCACCGAGCGGCGCTCGCCCGTGTCGGGCATCTCGTCGTCTCGCCGATGGTCCTCACCGAACTCGACTACCTGCTCACGGAGCGGGTGGGGCCGAGGGCATCGATGAATGCCCTGGACTTCATCGCTGGTCAGGTGGAGGCCAGGCGCTTCGAGATCCCGGAGTCCGTGCCGCACCTGCGGGGCGCGATGGCTGTGATGCGCGGCTATGAAGACGCTGGGGGTGGTGAGGGGGTCGGGCTCGCGGATGCGATGAACGTGGTCCTGGCCGCGGCCTTCCAGACCGCCGACATCTTCACCACCGACCGCCACTTCCGCATGATGCGCCCGCTCACCGGGGAGGCGGCGTTCCGACTGCTGCCGGACGACATCTGA
- a CDS encoding VOC family protein, whose amino-acid sequence MAESAVVAEFSEGVPCWVDAQLADVEAGKRFYGGLFGWTFPEESGPSVRAELDGEPVAALTPKLDGRMPTVWTVYFATPDAVALTRRIAEAGGHIITAPTAAGARGELGTAALATDPEGAVFGLWQPGSHAGFAKRHERRTFCWAELYARDTATVDRFYGALFHDALFGPDATPDFGRVPVEGVFPAEMPPHFLVHFGVEDCEETLGTVNRLGGRVQVTPFDTSYGRVAVVTDNQGASFAVLER is encoded by the coding sequence ATGGCCGAATCAGCCGTTGTCGCCGAGTTCTCCGAGGGCGTGCCCTGCTGGGTCGACGCACAGCTCGCCGACGTGGAGGCGGGCAAGCGCTTCTACGGCGGGCTCTTCGGCTGGACGTTCCCCGAGGAGTCCGGGCCGTCGGTCCGGGCCGAGCTGGACGGCGAGCCGGTCGCGGCGCTCACGCCCAAGCTGGACGGGCGGATGCCCACCGTGTGGACGGTCTACTTCGCGACGCCGGACGCCGTGGCGCTCACCCGGCGCATCGCGGAGGCCGGCGGCCACATCATCACCGCGCCCACCGCGGCCGGAGCGAGGGGCGAGCTGGGCACCGCCGCCCTCGCCACCGACCCGGAGGGCGCCGTCTTCGGCCTGTGGCAGCCGGGCAGTCATGCCGGCTTCGCCAAGCGCCACGAGCGGCGCACCTTCTGCTGGGCCGAGCTGTACGCGCGGGACACCGCGACCGTCGACCGGTTCTACGGCGCCCTGTTCCACGACGCGTTGTTCGGGCCCGACGCGACACCCGATTTCGGCCGCGTCCCCGTGGAGGGCGTCTTTCCGGCCGAGATGCCGCCCCATTTCCTGGTCCATTTCGGCGTGGAGGACTGCGAGGAGACACTCGGGACGGTGAACCGCCTCGGTGGCCGGGTCCAGGTGACACCCTTCGACACGTCGTACGGGCGGGTGGCCGTCGTCACGGACAACCAGGGTGCGTCCTTCGCGGTACTTGAACGGTGA
- a CDS encoding serine/threonine-protein kinase, with translation MVDQLTQHDPRRIGPFEVLGRLGAGGMGLVYLARSASGRRVAIKTVRTELAEDQLFRVRFSREVEAARAVSGFYTAAVVDADARAAVPWLATAYVPAPSLEEIVNECGPLPAQAVRWLAAGVAEALQSIHGAGLVHRDLKPSNVLVVEDGPRVIDFGIASGVSNTRLTMTNVAVGTPAYMSPEQAKDSRSVTGASDVFSLGSMLVFAATGHAPFHGANPVETVFMLLREGPDLEGLPDELRPLIESCMQMDATARPNPADLQAQLAPHLFGSGSDDSGTASAWLPERAVGLIETRRGGRPPVKPPTGGSGRSGGGRPMLPPPPSHAPVPVGAPDTGPVRLAGAPVPIGPGPRVLDARAAAVKAPPPEAGLAASWSRPRIGLNGAEPAPVATVPPPTPDASAGWRPWRFRMSNDVWGTPSVADDLVYVTSFEVHALDVATGRRRFKTRDVAWSMAVADGRIHASDGPTLFALEAREGADLWRLSTDAWVYSLQADRGTVVTGTRGGGIQAWEASNGQKLWEINGAQTDFESPESGPAIHDGTVYVWKDARLRALEARTGDERWSYPIGDTASCGGVPVRITHAPDGCAYISAGTRVLAVDVASGHVRWHFEAPAVFLCAPTFAPGPAVTGGGVYLADYLGTVYALDATDGRDRWRIATESRASTEPVLVAAGHVHVGSGKGLYTLDAVTGTPKWRFQAGGDLVGAPAVAEGRIHFGSTDHLLYTLKADDGRLRWKLATGGEITGAPVVKDGVVYACSKDRCVYALDAEKGTGTARTT, from the coding sequence GTGGTGGATCAGCTGACGCAGCACGATCCGCGGCGGATCGGGCCGTTCGAGGTGCTGGGACGGCTGGGTGCCGGCGGCATGGGGCTGGTCTATCTCGCGCGCTCGGCTTCCGGCCGTCGCGTGGCGATCAAGACGGTCCGGACGGAGCTCGCCGAGGACCAGTTGTTCCGGGTCCGCTTCTCCCGTGAGGTCGAGGCGGCCCGAGCCGTCTCGGGTTTCTACACGGCCGCCGTGGTCGACGCCGACGCCCGTGCCGCGGTGCCGTGGCTGGCCACCGCCTACGTGCCCGCGCCCTCGCTAGAGGAAATAGTGAATGAGTGCGGGCCGCTCCCGGCCCAGGCGGTGCGCTGGCTGGCCGCGGGTGTCGCGGAGGCGCTCCAGTCGATCCACGGTGCGGGACTCGTCCACCGCGACCTGAAGCCCTCGAACGTGCTGGTGGTCGAGGACGGGCCGCGCGTGATCGACTTCGGCATCGCGTCCGGCGTCTCGAACACCCGCCTGACCATGACCAACGTCGCCGTCGGAACGCCCGCCTACATGTCGCCCGAGCAGGCGAAGGACTCGCGCAGTGTGACCGGCGCGAGCGATGTCTTCTCGCTCGGCTCGATGCTGGTCTTCGCGGCCACCGGACACGCCCCCTTCCACGGTGCCAACCCGGTCGAGACGGTCTTCATGCTGCTCCGCGAGGGCCCGGACCTCGAAGGCCTCCCCGACGAGCTGCGCCCGCTCATCGAGTCCTGCATGCAGATGGACGCCACGGCCCGCCCCAACCCCGCCGACCTCCAGGCCCAGCTCGCGCCCCACCTCTTCGGCTCCGGCTCCGACGACAGCGGTACGGCGTCGGCCTGGCTGCCCGAGCGGGCGGTGGGCCTGATCGAGACGCGCCGCGGCGGCCGTCCGCCGGTCAAGCCGCCGACCGGGGGGAGCGGACGCAGTGGCGGGGGCCGCCCGATGCTCCCTCCGCCCCCTTCGCACGCCCCGGTGCCCGTGGGGGCGCCCGACACCGGCCCGGTGCGCCTCGCGGGCGCCCCGGTGCCCATCGGCCCCGGCCCGCGCGTCCTGGACGCCCGTGCGGCGGCCGTGAAGGCGCCGCCGCCGGAGGCCGGGCTCGCCGCGTCCTGGTCCCGGCCGCGCATCGGCCTGAACGGCGCCGAACCGGCGCCCGTGGCCACGGTCCCGCCCCCCACGCCCGACGCCTCGGCCGGCTGGCGCCCCTGGCGCTTCCGTATGTCGAACGACGTCTGGGGCACTCCCTCGGTCGCCGACGACCTCGTCTACGTCACCTCCTTCGAAGTCCACGCCCTCGACGTCGCGACCGGCCGCCGCCGTTTCAAGACCCGTGACGTGGCCTGGTCGATGGCCGTGGCGGACGGCCGTATCCACGCGTCCGACGGGCCGACGCTGTTCGCGCTCGAAGCCCGGGAGGGCGCGGATCTCTGGCGCCTGTCCACGGACGCCTGGGTCTACTCCCTTCAGGCCGACCGCGGAACGGTCGTCACCGGCACGCGCGGCGGCGGCATCCAGGCCTGGGAGGCCTCGAACGGCCAGAAGCTCTGGGAGATCAACGGCGCCCAGACGGACTTCGAGTCCCCGGAGTCCGGTCCGGCGATCCACGACGGCACGGTGTACGTCTGGAAGGACGCCCGGCTGCGCGCGCTGGAGGCCCGTACGGGCGACGAGCGCTGGTCGTACCCGATCGGCGACACGGCCTCCTGCGGCGGTGTACCGGTCCGCATCACCCACGCGCCCGACGGCTGTGCCTACATCTCCGCCGGCACCCGCGTCCTCGCCGTGGACGTGGCGAGCGGTCACGTCCGCTGGCACTTCGAGGCCCCGGCCGTCTTCCTCTGCGCGCCCACCTTCGCCCCGGGCCCGGCGGTGACGGGCGGCGGTGTCTACCTCGCCGACTACCTCGGCACGGTGTACGCCCTCGACGCGACCGACGGCCGCGACCGCTGGCGCATCGCCACCGAGTCCCGCGCCTCCACCGAGCCGGTTCTCGTCGCCGCCGGACACGTCCATGTCGGCAGCGGCAAGGGTCTGTACACGCTGGACGCCGTCACCGGCACCCCGAAGTGGCGCTTCCAGGCCGGGGGCGACCTGGTCGGAGCACCGGCGGTGGCCGAGGGCCGTATCCACTTCGGCTCCACGGACCATCTCCTGTACACGCTGAAGGCCGACGACGGGCGCCTGCGCTGGAAGCTGGCCACCGGCGGCGAGATCACCGGGGCGCCCGTGGTCAAGGACGGGGTCGTGTACGCGTGCAGCAAGGACCGCTGCGTGTACGCGCTGGACGCGGAGAAGGGAACCGGGACGGCCCGCACGACGTGA
- a CDS encoding type II toxin-antitoxin system Phd/YefM family antitoxin has protein sequence MGSNREIPLRELNQQTSRVMARVEAGETVTITKDGVPIGDIVPHGARDRIRAGRPVYAFRTDEMGLLDLPDLGGPALGDDEIDETLRGMGATDG, from the coding sequence ATGGGGAGTAACAGGGAAATTCCGCTCAGGGAACTCAACCAGCAGACGTCGCGGGTGATGGCCCGGGTCGAGGCGGGGGAGACCGTCACCATCACCAAGGACGGCGTGCCGATAGGGGACATCGTTCCTCATGGAGCGCGCGACAGGATTCGTGCCGGGCGGCCCGTGTACGCCTTCAGGACCGATGAGATGGGCTTGCTCGACCTCCCCGACTTGGGAGGGCCGGCCCTCGGCGACGACGAGATCGACGAGACTCTGCGGGGAATGGGCGCGACCGATGGCTGA
- a CDS encoding lipid-transfer protein: protein MPGIKDATAVVGIGQTPFAKQLPESEKALACRAILAALDDAGIAPAEVDGLASYTMEETDEVEVAKAVGLGDLTFFSKVGYGGGGSCATVAHLAAAVATGQATVGVAWRSRKRGSGPRPWKNTAVQLPTPAQWTRPFGLLRPADEIGMLARRYMHEYGATRDHLFNVALACRNRANQNPAAMMYERPLTREMYMTSRWISEPLCLFDNCLETDGALACVIVSAERARDCRQRPVYVHSAAQGLPAQHHGMVNYWNDDPLTGPAWTAARHLWKHAEFTPEDVDVAQIYDAFTPLIPLSLEGYGFCGRGEGAAFTEGGALEIGGRLPVNTGGGGLSEAYVHGFNLINEGVKQLRGTSTAQVPGAATCLVTAGEGVPTSALLLRS from the coding sequence ATGCCAGGGATCAAGGACGCCACAGCCGTCGTCGGAATCGGACAGACCCCGTTCGCCAAGCAACTCCCCGAGTCCGAGAAGGCCTTGGCCTGCCGGGCGATCCTCGCCGCCCTCGACGACGCCGGTATCGCGCCCGCCGAGGTCGACGGGCTCGCCTCGTACACCATGGAGGAGACCGACGAGGTGGAGGTCGCCAAGGCGGTCGGGCTCGGCGACCTCACCTTCTTCAGCAAGGTCGGTTACGGAGGCGGCGGTTCCTGCGCCACCGTCGCGCATCTCGCCGCCGCCGTCGCCACCGGCCAGGCGACGGTGGGCGTTGCCTGGCGCTCCCGCAAGCGGGGCAGCGGGCCGCGCCCCTGGAAGAACACGGCCGTCCAGCTCCCCACCCCGGCCCAGTGGACCCGGCCCTTCGGACTGCTGCGGCCCGCCGACGAGATCGGGATGCTCGCGCGCCGCTACATGCACGAGTACGGGGCGACCCGCGACCACCTGTTCAACGTGGCACTGGCCTGCCGTAACCGGGCCAACCAGAACCCGGCCGCGATGATGTACGAACGCCCGCTGACCCGCGAGATGTACATGACCTCCCGCTGGATCAGCGAGCCCCTCTGCCTCTTCGACAACTGCCTGGAGACGGACGGCGCGCTGGCCTGCGTGATCGTCTCCGCCGAGCGGGCCCGCGACTGCCGGCAGCGGCCCGTGTACGTCCACTCCGCCGCGCAGGGCCTGCCCGCCCAGCACCACGGCATGGTCAACTACTGGAACGACGACCCGCTCACCGGCCCCGCCTGGACCGCCGCCCGGCACCTGTGGAAGCACGCCGAGTTCACACCCGAGGACGTGGACGTGGCGCAGATCTACGACGCGTTCACCCCGCTCATCCCCCTCTCGCTGGAGGGATACGGCTTCTGCGGGCGCGGCGAGGGCGCGGCCTTCACCGAGGGCGGGGCGCTGGAGATCGGCGGACGGCTGCCCGTCAACACCGGGGGCGGCGGGCTCAGCGAGGCCTACGTCCACGGTTTCAACCTCATCAACGAGGGCGTGAAGCAGTTGCGGGGCACGAGTACGGCGCAGGTGCCGGGGGCGGCCACCTGCCTGGTCACAGCGGGGGAAGGGGTCCCCACCTCCGCGCTGCTGCTGAGGAGTTGA
- a CDS encoding AfsR/SARP family transcriptional regulator, with amino-acid sequence MDGVPRVPEQWHPGSEEPAALRFSVLGPVRAWLGDDPLPAGSPQQRALLAALLLRDGRTATASELIDALWGDEPPSQALAALRTYASRLRKTLGAEVLVSESGGYAIRSLREGALDHVHAQELAADAEKARGAGDLSRSRDLLREALALWDGEPLASIPGPYAETQRARLEEWRLQLLESRLDMDLEQGFHAEAVSELTALTAAHPLRERLRELLMLALYRSGRQAEALAVYADTRRLLADELGVDPRQGLKELQQRILQADPGLAEPSAPRAEPTVALVRPAQLPATVTDFTGRASFVQELSDVLASASSEEGRVMAVSALAGIGGVGKTTLAVHVAHQSRGAFPDGQLYVDLQGAGSRAAEPETVLGAFLRALGTADTAIPDSLEERSALYRSVLDGRRVLVLLDNARDAAQVRPLLPGTEGCAALVTSRIRMVDLAGAHLVDLDVMSPEEALQLFTKIVGQERVASEREAALDVVAACGFLPLAIRIAASRLAARRTWTVSVLAAKLGDERRRLDELQAGDLAVKATFELGYGQLEPAQARAFRLLGLADGPDISLAAAAAVLDLPAEATEDLLESLVDTSLLESAAPGRYRYHDLVRLYARSCAERDEQPPGERAAALSRLLDFYLSTAAGVYAIERPGDRLVDHLEAPAYPGLVFEDRHQAQDWLYAEAVCTLACVRQSTGPRTLARAVDLLWAAVDLAESGANSKEYETIAESARVAAQETAAPRAEARALTTLSFVHHITGRFDSADAAATRALELALATGDPLTSCWSSNILGVIAIYQNRHEDGEAHLNRAIENFRVCEDRPGEASALCNLSRIHLATGRIASAVALAQQGTDMYDDMGHALKGANGRYALGLALTRSGQLGQAVDRLQEALEVFQDSRQRLWEGMTLFRLAEADLAARRPAQAAANAELALTVLRGIGGDWRRGNVLTVLGRALSGIGQIGRAQVCWREALDIYEGLGAPEADEVRSLLKPLAVA; translated from the coding sequence ATGGACGGTGTGCCGCGAGTACCGGAGCAGTGGCACCCGGGCTCCGAGGAGCCCGCGGCGTTGCGCTTCAGCGTGCTCGGCCCGGTGCGCGCCTGGCTCGGGGACGACCCTCTTCCGGCGGGGTCCCCGCAGCAACGCGCCCTGCTGGCCGCGCTGCTGCTCCGCGACGGCCGTACGGCCACGGCATCCGAGCTCATCGACGCCCTGTGGGGCGATGAGCCGCCGTCCCAGGCGCTGGCCGCCCTGCGGACGTACGCCTCACGCCTGCGCAAGACGCTCGGCGCCGAGGTCCTGGTGAGCGAGTCCGGCGGCTACGCGATCCGCTCCCTGCGCGAGGGGGCGCTCGACCACGTACATGCCCAGGAACTGGCCGCCGACGCCGAGAAGGCGCGCGGCGCGGGCGATCTGTCCCGCTCCCGCGACCTGCTGCGGGAAGCGCTCGCCCTGTGGGACGGCGAACCGCTCGCGAGCATCCCCGGCCCCTACGCGGAGACGCAGCGGGCCCGCCTGGAGGAGTGGCGTCTGCAACTCCTCGAATCCCGGCTCGACATGGACCTGGAGCAGGGCTTCCACGCGGAGGCCGTCTCCGAACTCACGGCGCTCACCGCCGCGCACCCGCTGCGCGAACGCCTGCGTGAACTCCTGATGCTGGCGCTGTACCGCTCCGGCCGCCAGGCGGAAGCCCTCGCCGTGTACGCGGACACCCGCCGGCTGCTCGCCGACGAGCTGGGCGTGGACCCGCGCCAGGGACTGAAGGAGCTCCAGCAGCGCATACTCCAGGCGGACCCGGGCCTCGCGGAACCCTCCGCCCCCAGGGCGGAGCCCACCGTCGCCCTGGTCCGCCCGGCGCAACTCCCCGCCACCGTCACCGACTTCACCGGCCGGGCCTCCTTCGTGCAGGAGCTGAGCGACGTCCTCGCCTCGGCGTCCTCCGAGGAGGGCCGGGTCATGGCCGTGTCCGCGCTGGCGGGCATCGGGGGCGTGGGCAAGACGACACTCGCGGTGCATGTCGCCCACCAGTCCCGAGGGGCCTTCCCCGACGGGCAGTTGTACGTCGACCTGCAGGGCGCCGGATCGCGGGCGGCCGAACCGGAGACGGTCCTGGGCGCCTTCCTGCGGGCCCTCGGAACGGCGGACACGGCGATCCCGGACTCGCTGGAGGAACGCTCGGCCCTCTACCGCTCGGTCCTCGACGGCCGCCGTGTCCTGGTCCTGCTGGACAACGCCCGCGACGCCGCCCAGGTGCGCCCGCTGCTGCCCGGCACCGAGGGCTGCGCCGCCCTGGTGACCTCGCGCATCCGGATGGTGGACCTGGCGGGGGCCCATCTGGTGGACCTCGACGTGATGTCTCCCGAGGAGGCGCTGCAGCTCTTCACGAAGATCGTGGGCCAGGAGCGGGTCGCCTCCGAGCGGGAGGCCGCGCTCGACGTGGTCGCGGCGTGCGGCTTCCTGCCGCTCGCCATCCGGATCGCCGCGTCCCGTCTCGCCGCCCGCCGCACCTGGACGGTGTCGGTGCTCGCGGCGAAGCTCGGCGACGAACGGCGCCGGCTGGACGAACTCCAGGCCGGCGACCTGGCCGTCAAGGCCACCTTCGAACTCGGCTACGGCCAGCTTGAGCCTGCCCAGGCCCGCGCCTTCCGCCTGCTCGGCCTCGCCGACGGCCCGGACATCTCGCTGGCGGCGGCCGCCGCGGTGCTCGACCTCCCGGCCGAGGCGACCGAGGACCTCCTGGAGTCCCTGGTCGACACCTCCCTGCTGGAGTCCGCGGCCCCCGGCCGCTACCGCTACCACGACCTCGTACGCCTCTACGCGCGCTCCTGCGCCGAACGCGACGAACAACCCCCCGGCGAACGGGCCGCGGCCCTGTCGCGGCTGCTGGACTTCTACCTGAGCACGGCGGCGGGCGTGTACGCGATCGAACGCCCCGGGGACCGGCTGGTGGACCATCTGGAGGCGCCGGCCTATCCGGGGCTGGTGTTCGAGGACCGGCACCAGGCCCAGGACTGGCTGTACGCGGAGGCGGTCTGCACCCTGGCGTGCGTACGTCAGTCGACGGGACCGCGGACCCTGGCGCGGGCCGTCGACCTCCTGTGGGCGGCCGTGGACCTGGCCGAATCGGGGGCCAACTCCAAGGAGTACGAGACCATCGCCGAGTCCGCCCGGGTCGCCGCGCAGGAGACCGCGGCCCCGCGTGCCGAGGCCCGTGCGCTCACGACGCTCTCCTTCGTGCACCACATCACCGGCCGGTTCGACTCGGCCGACGCGGCGGCCACCCGCGCCCTCGAACTGGCCCTCGCGACCGGCGACCCCCTGACGAGTTGCTGGTCCTCCAACATCCTCGGCGTGATCGCGATCTACCAGAACCGTCATGAGGACGGCGAGGCGCATCTGAACCGCGCCATCGAGAACTTCCGCGTCTGCGAGGACCGTCCGGGCGAGGCGAGCGCGCTGTGCAACCTCTCGCGCATCCACCTCGCCACCGGACGGATCGCGAGTGCGGTGGCCCTCGCCCAGCAGGGCACGGACATGTACGACGACATGGGCCACGCGCTCAAGGGCGCCAACGGCCGGTACGCGCTGGGGCTGGCGCTCACCCGGAGCGGCCAGCTCGGGCAGGCCGTCGACCGCCTCCAGGAAGCCCTCGAAGTCTTCCAGGACAGCCGCCAACGGCTGTGGGAGGGCATGACCTTGTTCCGTCTCGCCGAGGCCGACCTCGCGGCGCGGCGGCCCGCCCAGGCCGCCGCGAACGCCGAGTTGGCGCTGACCGTACTGCGCGGAATCGGCGGCGACTGGCGACGCGGCAACGTGCTCACCGTGCTCGGCCGGGCCCTCAGCGGCATCGGCCAGATCGGCCGTGCGCAGGTCTGCTGGCGCGAAGCCCTGGACATCTACGAGGGGTTGGGCGCACCGGAGGCCGACGAGGTGCGCTCCCTTCTGAAACCGCTCGCCGTCGCCTGA
- a CDS encoding Zn-ribbon domain-containing OB-fold protein, giving the protein MLSPVPDDDGTPFWQYAARGELRVQSCAECGELRFPPRPCCPQCRSFADEWRRMSGRGRIWSYVVPHPPLLPAYAALAPYNAIVVELADAPRIRLVGNLVSGPDEPLDSVPPERIRIGARVQAVFTEVNGVTVPRWVLERA; this is encoded by the coding sequence CTGCTGTCCCCCGTCCCCGACGACGACGGGACACCCTTCTGGCAGTACGCCGCCCGGGGCGAACTGCGCGTCCAGTCCTGCGCCGAGTGCGGCGAACTCCGCTTCCCGCCCCGCCCCTGCTGCCCGCAGTGCCGGTCGTTCGCCGACGAGTGGCGCCGGATGAGCGGGCGCGGCCGGATCTGGTCGTACGTCGTGCCGCATCCGCCGCTCCTGCCCGCCTACGCGGCGCTGGCGCCGTACAACGCGATCGTGGTGGAGCTGGCGGACGCGCCGCGGATACGGCTGGTCGGAAATCTGGTGAGCGGGCCGGACGAGCCCCTCGACTCCGTCCCGCCGGAACGGATCCGGATCGGCGCCCGGGTCCAGGCGGTGTTCACCGAGGTGAACGGCGTCACGGTCCCGCGCTGGGTCCTGGAGCGCGCGTGA